A genomic segment from Streptomyces sp. NBC_00459 encodes:
- a CDS encoding NAD(P)/FAD-dependent oxidoreductase — MAENTEIVVIGGGYAGVMAANRLTQRDDVTVTLINARPDFVERIRLHQLAGGTHSAVNDYRKILGERVRLVVGTVTRIDATGRGVELASGDTVGYDYLIYAVGSGSAVPGVPGAAEFAHPIATLEEAQRLRSVLDAAPATAPVTVVGAGPTGIETAAELAERGRTVTLVCGGPLGPYLHPNGRRSVAGRLARLGVTVLQGPGTKVTEVTGDTVRLGDGRELSSEVTIWTAGFGVPDLAARSGLTTDALGRLLIDETLTSVDDERIVAAGDSAAPSDMPFRMSCQAAGPLGAHAADTVLSRIASERPAPIDLGFAGQCISLGRRAGIFQFAHKDDTAKRLHLGGRTGAKVKEFVCEHTIKQLVNEAHKPGSHTWAKGDQGRRLLRAQRRETVATAGQSA, encoded by the coding sequence ATGGCTGAGAACACCGAGATCGTCGTCATCGGCGGCGGTTACGCCGGGGTCATGGCGGCCAACCGCCTGACGCAGCGCGACGACGTGACCGTGACCCTGATCAACGCCCGCCCGGACTTCGTCGAGCGGATCCGACTGCACCAGCTGGCGGGCGGGACGCACTCGGCCGTCAACGACTACCGGAAGATCCTGGGCGAGCGCGTCCGGCTGGTGGTCGGCACCGTGACGCGGATCGACGCGACGGGGCGCGGGGTGGAGCTGGCGAGCGGCGACACGGTCGGCTACGACTACCTGATCTACGCGGTGGGCAGCGGCAGCGCCGTCCCGGGTGTGCCCGGAGCTGCCGAGTTCGCCCACCCGATCGCCACGTTGGAGGAGGCGCAGCGCCTGCGGTCGGTCCTCGACGCCGCTCCCGCCACGGCCCCTGTGACGGTGGTCGGCGCCGGTCCGACCGGCATCGAGACCGCCGCCGAACTGGCGGAGAGGGGCCGCACCGTGACCCTGGTCTGCGGAGGGCCGCTCGGTCCCTATCTGCACCCGAACGGCCGCCGCTCGGTCGCCGGGCGGCTGGCCCGCCTCGGCGTGACCGTGCTGCAGGGACCCGGCACCAAGGTCACGGAGGTGACCGGCGACACCGTGCGCCTCGGCGACGGTCGTGAGCTGTCGAGCGAGGTCACCATCTGGACCGCCGGGTTCGGCGTGCCGGACCTGGCCGCCCGGAGCGGGCTCACCACCGACGCCCTGGGCCGCCTGCTCATCGACGAGACCCTGACGAGCGTCGACGACGAGCGGATCGTCGCCGCCGGGGACTCGGCGGCACCGTCGGACATGCCGTTCCGGATGAGCTGCCAGGCCGCCGGCCCGCTGGGCGCACACGCCGCCGACACGGTGCTCAGCCGTATCGCGAGCGAGCGGCCCGCACCGATCGACCTGGGGTTCGCCGGCCAGTGCATCAGCCTGGGGCGCCGCGCGGGCATCTTCCAGTTCGCCCACAAGGACGACACCGCCAAGCGGCTCCACCTCGGCGGCCGAACAGGCGCGAAGGTGAAGGAGTTTGTGTGCGAGCACACCATCAAGCAGCTGGTGAACGAGGCCCACAAGCCCGGCTCGCACACCTGGGCCAAGGGCGATCAGGGCCGCCGACTGCTGCGGGCCCAGCGCCGCGAGACGGTGGCCACCGCCGGACAGTCCGCCTGA
- a CDS encoding MarR family winged helix-turn-helix transcriptional regulator codes for MADADLKLLYRELVSLEIELWDGIEGRLRAEYDLPLTSFEVLHLLRQQPGRRIQDIAEKFSITVGGTSKVVDRLEAAGLCQRRANPNDRRSSIVELTPAGRKLVDGALKVFEEELELRIGSVIPERSVREVTAVLSTLRAAGRALDAERKATAQTSSSAMRAPKQPGRPAS; via the coding sequence ATGGCTGACGCCGACCTGAAGCTGCTGTACCGGGAGCTGGTCTCGCTGGAGATCGAGCTGTGGGACGGTATCGAGGGGCGTTTGAGGGCGGAGTACGACCTGCCGCTGACCTCGTTCGAGGTGCTGCACCTGCTGCGTCAGCAGCCCGGGCGGCGGATCCAGGACATCGCGGAGAAGTTCTCGATCACGGTGGGCGGCACGAGCAAGGTGGTCGACCGTCTTGAGGCGGCGGGCCTGTGTCAGCGGCGGGCCAATCCGAACGACCGCCGTTCCTCGATCGTCGAACTGACGCCTGCGGGGCGGAAGCTGGTGGACGGGGCGCTGAAGGTCTTCGAGGAGGAGCTGGAACTGCGGATCGGGTCGGTGATTCCCGAGCGGTCCGTACGCGAGGTGACCGCGGTCCTCAGCACACTGCGGGCGGCCGGACGCGCCCTGGACGCGGAGCGGAAGGCCACCGCGCAGACGTCATCGTCGGCCATGCGGGCACCGAAGCAGCCCGGCCGACCGGCTTCGTGA
- a CDS encoding nuclear transport factor 2 family protein has protein sequence MGDMRAIADRVEIEALRAEITDAVMMRDFDRVVSLFTPEGVMRWPHIDKEFVGREEIRAGIEWGQSLWEFFVQNVHPGIIRLDGDTATGRAYIEEFGRMRDGSSHLNHALYHDRYERTADGWKFGERVYEVRYLDATPLRGSAPERLGLS, from the coding sequence ATGGGCGACATGCGGGCCATCGCCGATCGCGTCGAGATCGAGGCGCTGCGAGCCGAGATCACGGACGCGGTGATGATGCGTGACTTCGACCGCGTCGTCTCGCTGTTCACGCCCGAGGGCGTCATGCGCTGGCCGCACATCGACAAGGAGTTCGTCGGGCGCGAGGAGATCCGCGCGGGGATCGAGTGGGGCCAGTCGCTCTGGGAGTTCTTCGTGCAGAACGTCCACCCGGGCATCATCCGGCTGGACGGCGACACCGCCACCGGCCGGGCGTACATCGAGGAGTTCGGACGGATGCGTGACGGCAGCTCGCACCTGAACCACGCCTTGTACCACGACCGTTATGAGCGCACTGCCGACGGCTGGAAGTTCGGGGAACGCGTCTACGAGGTCCGTTACCTGGACGCCACCCCGCTCCGCGGCTCGGCGCCGGAGCGCCTCGGCCTCAGCTGA
- a CDS encoding VOC family protein: protein MTVPAFNSVAWFEFGTDQPQKVKEFYGELFDWNYVLNTNTPGVTYHSVTPPGAQQPTGGVWESEGKFSNYAIFYVLVQDVTATVERAGELGAEVVMEPVSDSAGLTFARLRDTAGNHFGVFSAPAPAP, encoded by the coding sequence ATGACCGTTCCCGCCTTCAACTCGGTCGCCTGGTTCGAGTTCGGCACCGACCAGCCGCAGAAGGTCAAGGAGTTCTACGGCGAGCTCTTCGACTGGAACTACGTCCTCAACACCAACACCCCGGGCGTCACCTACCACTCGGTGACACCGCCCGGTGCCCAACAGCCGACGGGCGGCGTGTGGGAGTCCGAGGGCAAGTTCTCCAACTACGCGATCTTCTACGTCCTCGTCCAGGACGTCACCGCGACCGTCGAGCGCGCGGGAGAACTCGGCGCCGAGGTGGTCATGGAGCCGGTTTCCGACTCCGCGGGCTTGACCTTCGCCCGGCTGCGGGACACGGCCGGCAACCACTTCGGCGTCTTCTCCGCGCCCGCCCCCGCCCCCTGA
- a CDS encoding DUF1772 domain-containing protein, protein MTKYARFASLVFAGLFAGFLTSVLVLELSLRGFDSTVYTQVRLVELDSLDRLALATLLPALIGTAVLVHRTYRTNTRWLTVAALALLVFVFGLTLIVNLPINSDQLHWNAQAPPSDWTDVRDRWQIAHAVRTTAAVLAFVFLALAAQLPCTRRSSSPNTSVRRGRLRV, encoded by the coding sequence ATGACGAAGTACGCCCGTTTCGCCAGCCTCGTGTTCGCGGGGCTGTTCGCCGGATTCCTCACTTCGGTCCTTGTCCTGGAACTCTCGCTGCGCGGCTTCGACAGCACCGTCTACACCCAGGTCCGGCTGGTCGAACTCGACTCCCTCGACAGACTCGCCCTCGCCACACTCCTGCCGGCGCTGATCGGCACAGCGGTACTGGTCCACCGCACCTACCGAACAAACACCCGATGGTTGACCGTGGCCGCACTTGCCCTCCTGGTCTTCGTCTTCGGCCTCACCCTCATCGTCAACCTGCCCATCAACTCCGACCAGCTCCACTGGAACGCCCAGGCCCCGCCCTCCGACTGGACCGACGTACGGGACCGCTGGCAGATCGCCCACGCTGTCCGGACGACGGCCGCGGTCCTCGCCTTCGTGTTCCTCGCCCTCGCAGCGCAGTTGCCTTGTACACGCCGTTCGAGCTCGCCGAACACCTCGGTGCGGAGGGGTCGGCTGCGCGTATGA
- a CDS encoding NAD(P)H-binding protein has product MILITGATGVVGRETVRLLVEGGAKVAAVTRDPQAEFPAGTQLVHPAKVPAVDGVEAVLLSPRAVGSAAVDLLARARETGAARVVVLSSLTVQYPAGHARFREQFHAVEDIAKGSGLDWTVLRCADFAANSLAWAGQIRATGTVRGAYPPARTSTVDERDIAAVAALALTRPQHSGQTYLLTGEQSLSQQEKVAALGAALDRTLSFVEAAPDEIRRGMLAAGLPDEVPDRLLGSLADYAREAGPTTDTVRRLLGRPARTYATWAQDHRAAFTVGGPR; this is encoded by the coding sequence ATGATCCTGATTACCGGGGCCACCGGCGTCGTCGGCCGCGAAACCGTCCGCCTCCTGGTTGAGGGCGGGGCGAAAGTCGCCGCTGTCACCCGCGACCCGCAAGCCGAATTCCCCGCGGGTACACAGCTCGTCCACCCCGCGAAGGTTCCCGCCGTCGACGGCGTGGAGGCCGTCCTGCTCAGCCCGCGTGCCGTCGGATCCGCCGCTGTCGACCTGTTGGCCCGTGCCCGAGAGACGGGCGCGGCAAGGGTGGTCGTGCTGTCCTCCCTGACCGTGCAGTACCCGGCCGGCCACGCACGCTTCCGGGAGCAGTTCCACGCGGTGGAGGACATCGCCAAGGGGAGCGGCCTGGACTGGACGGTCCTGCGCTGCGCCGATTTCGCCGCCAACTCCCTTGCTTGGGCCGGGCAGATCCGGGCGACCGGGACCGTGCGAGGGGCCTACCCGCCCGCGAGGACCTCGACCGTCGACGAGCGTGACATCGCCGCGGTGGCCGCCCTCGCCCTGACCCGTCCGCAGCACAGCGGTCAGACGTATCTGCTCACCGGCGAGCAGTCGCTGAGCCAGCAGGAGAAGGTCGCCGCGCTCGGCGCGGCGCTCGACCGGACACTGTCGTTCGTCGAGGCCGCACCGGACGAGATCCGCCGTGGCATGCTCGCCGCCGGCCTGCCCGACGAGGTACCCGACCGGCTGCTCGGCTCGCTGGCCGACTACGCCCGCGAAGCCGGGCCCACCACCGACACCGTGCGGCGGCTGCTGGGCCGCCCGGCACGCACGTACGCCACCTGGGCGCAGGACCACCGTGCCGCCTTCACCGTGGGAGGACCCCGATGA
- a CDS encoding NAD(P)-dependent oxidoreductase produces MKLTIVAATGGVGRHLVEQAVAGGHDVTAVARRPRELPDGVRAVAVDLTRPDMPTLTEAVRGADAVLSALGPRNPRADAGITSRGTRAIVAAMHAEHVRRIIVVSAAPVGPVPVPGRPTPPRHDPGDGFFMRHLGVPLTRGMFGRHYADLAVTEQTLRDSGLEWTVSRPPKLTDKPLTGRYRTAWNRNIRGGFSVSRADVAHHMLAMVNQPDSIEQVVGIAN; encoded by the coding sequence ATGAAACTCACGATCGTGGCCGCCACCGGCGGTGTCGGACGGCACCTGGTCGAGCAGGCGGTGGCCGGCGGGCATGACGTCACCGCCGTGGCCCGCCGCCCCCGTGAACTGCCGGACGGTGTCCGGGCGGTCGCCGTCGACCTCACCCGACCCGACATGCCGACGCTCACCGAGGCGGTGCGTGGCGCCGACGCCGTACTGTCCGCGCTCGGCCCGCGAAACCCGCGCGCGGACGCGGGCATCACCTCGCGTGGCACCCGTGCGATCGTCGCGGCGATGCATGCCGAGCACGTCCGGCGGATCATCGTCGTCAGCGCCGCCCCCGTCGGACCGGTGCCGGTGCCTGGCCGGCCGACGCCGCCCAGGCACGATCCCGGCGACGGCTTCTTCATGCGCCACCTGGGCGTCCCGCTGACCCGGGGGATGTTCGGCCGGCACTACGCCGACCTCGCCGTGACCGAGCAGACCCTGCGCGACAGCGGACTGGAATGGACGGTGTCGCGCCCGCCCAAGCTCACCGACAAGCCCCTGACCGGCAGGTACCGGACCGCGTGGAACCGCAACATCCGGGGCGGGTTCTCCGTGTCACGGGCCGACGTCGCCCACCACATGCTCGCCATGGTGAACCAGCCGGACAGCATCGAGCAGGTCGTCGGAATCGCGAACTGA
- a CDS encoding helix-turn-helix transcriptional regulator, with product MLGRSVELARFDALLDRAADGARGTARGEEFRDSGRCRLVDITGEAGIGKSRLLGEVCARARRRGMTVLRGRATEYERQVPFQVFTDALAHLDPNALDALDGFQETDPVAPLLHRSGAVDRFGLHRSTAALLARLAAPSGLLLALDDLHWADPASLELLDHLVRHPVHAPVVLAVTRRDRQSPESLAARLTRELDTGTVVRLGLRPLSARDCAELAGPGMPPAETAALYAASEGNPFYFLTLLQAHRGGTTPESSAPPGLGTLLLDELTVLAPSRRGIVDAVAVLGEHATPAMVSRVTGRSGTAFTADVHALTRRDLLRSAPQGLLTLRHPVVRTLVHESTPLLRRVEIHRLAAQELARAGASAAERAHHVEQSLTAWDPAAVAVLEEAAARTARTAPASCAHWLDVALRHLPHTPEHTTRRRELVLRRARALAACGGLRESRDLLQELIATPRLSPGGPATDENQGLGENQDRLRVRAVVLCALVERHLGRCTEAVALLRRELARGPAPADVVRLGLELGSAAPQDSGTSYAQVRTEVEVALAAARSLGDEVKEAGVLAVAALGEAYEGNMTAAHGFAREAAALVDSLPDNDLTALCEPLARLGWAEAFLEHYPDAERHAERGLDIARRSGQLYVVPHLLLCLSHVRVQTCRISSALELADQAEDIARGIGSDQLLAFVLASKAAALVAACPPGDPRPLAVAEEAVAAAGTGVDWWASTAWCIFGWAALMAGDPVRARDAMLRAGGPELQRIQPSMRPLYLEILVTSALVTGRPEEARGWAERARKEAEQLGLPMQRASALRSTAHLPLAQGDTAAAADLFAEAAAESARCGAVFWEAHSLLLGAPLEAAAGHGRGGTHAWLRGRRLAETGGSGMLVGLADATRPPGGGSEAPYDSPERAELTQRLAALTARELEIAELVAQGLTSQAIADRLYVSRRTVDTHVSRAFRKTGVSSRTALATLMARRRTGSRFGDTRAEQD from the coding sequence TTGCTGGGCCGCTCCGTCGAACTGGCCCGGTTCGACGCGCTGCTCGACCGTGCGGCAGACGGCGCGCGCGGCACGGCACGGGGCGAGGAGTTCCGTGACAGCGGCCGTTGCCGGCTCGTCGACATCACCGGTGAGGCCGGCATCGGCAAGAGCCGGCTGCTCGGCGAGGTCTGCGCGCGGGCGCGCCGACGCGGAATGACGGTGCTGCGCGGCAGAGCCACGGAGTACGAGCGGCAGGTGCCGTTCCAGGTGTTCACCGACGCGCTCGCCCACCTCGACCCGAACGCCCTGGACGCCCTGGACGGCTTCCAGGAGACCGACCCGGTGGCGCCCCTTCTCCATCGGAGCGGCGCGGTCGACCGTTTCGGACTGCACCGGTCCACGGCTGCCCTGCTCGCCCGGCTCGCCGCCCCGTCCGGGCTGCTGCTGGCCCTCGACGACCTGCACTGGGCGGACCCGGCGTCACTGGAGTTGCTGGACCATCTCGTACGCCATCCCGTGCACGCCCCCGTCGTCCTGGCCGTGACACGCCGTGACCGCCAGAGTCCCGAGTCCCTCGCCGCCAGGCTCACCCGGGAACTCGACACCGGCACGGTCGTCAGACTCGGTCTGAGACCGCTGAGCGCACGCGACTGCGCCGAACTGGCCGGCCCCGGCATGCCGCCCGCCGAGACCGCCGCGCTGTACGCCGCGAGCGAGGGCAACCCGTTCTACTTCCTGACCCTCCTTCAGGCCCACCGCGGGGGTACGACACCCGAGTCCTCGGCGCCGCCCGGCCTCGGCACCCTGCTGCTGGACGAACTGACCGTGCTCGCCCCCTCCCGGCGCGGCATCGTCGACGCCGTGGCGGTACTGGGCGAGCACGCCACCCCGGCGATGGTGAGCCGGGTGACCGGCCGCTCCGGCACCGCGTTCACCGCCGATGTCCACGCCCTCACCCGACGCGACCTGCTGCGCTCCGCCCCCCAGGGCCTGCTGACCCTGCGGCATCCGGTCGTGCGAACCCTCGTCCACGAAAGCACGCCCCTCTTGAGGCGCGTCGAGATCCACCGGCTCGCCGCGCAGGAACTGGCCCGCGCGGGTGCCTCCGCCGCCGAGCGGGCCCACCATGTGGAACAGTCACTGACCGCCTGGGACCCGGCAGCGGTGGCCGTGCTCGAAGAGGCCGCCGCGCGAACCGCCCGAACGGCCCCGGCGAGCTGCGCCCACTGGCTCGATGTGGCACTCCGCCATCTTCCGCACACTCCCGAACACACCACCAGGCGGCGTGAGTTGGTCCTGAGGCGGGCCCGCGCCCTGGCCGCGTGCGGTGGCCTGCGCGAGAGCCGCGATCTGCTCCAGGAGCTGATCGCCACCCCGCGGCTGTCACCCGGTGGCCCGGCCACCGACGAGAACCAGGGTCTCGGCGAGAACCAGGACCGCCTCAGAGTGCGCGCGGTCGTCCTGTGCGCGCTGGTGGAGCGTCATCTGGGGCGCTGCACCGAGGCGGTCGCGCTGTTACGCCGCGAGCTGGCCCGCGGCCCCGCCCCGGCCGACGTCGTCCGGCTCGGTCTGGAGCTGGGCTCGGCCGCGCCCCAGGACAGCGGCACCTCGTACGCCCAGGTGCGCACCGAGGTCGAGGTGGCGCTCGCGGCGGCCCGGTCCCTGGGGGACGAGGTCAAGGAGGCGGGCGTCCTCGCCGTCGCCGCCCTGGGAGAGGCGTACGAGGGCAACATGACCGCGGCGCACGGATTCGCCCGGGAGGCCGCCGCCCTGGTCGACTCCCTGCCCGACAACGATCTCACCGCGCTGTGCGAACCACTGGCCCGGCTCGGCTGGGCGGAGGCGTTCCTGGAGCACTACCCGGACGCGGAGCGGCACGCGGAGCGCGGCCTCGACATCGCCCGCCGCAGCGGCCAGCTCTATGTCGTGCCCCATCTGCTGCTGTGCCTGTCCCATGTCCGGGTCCAGACCTGCCGGATCTCCTCGGCGCTGGAACTCGCCGACCAGGCCGAGGACATCGCCCGCGGGATCGGCAGCGACCAGTTGCTCGCGTTCGTCCTGGCGAGCAAGGCCGCGGCCCTCGTCGCCGCCTGCCCGCCGGGCGATCCCCGCCCTCTCGCCGTAGCCGAGGAGGCGGTGGCGGCGGCCGGTACCGGGGTCGACTGGTGGGCCTCCACGGCCTGGTGCATCTTCGGCTGGGCCGCGCTCATGGCCGGCGATCCGGTCCGGGCCCGGGACGCGATGCTCCGGGCGGGCGGCCCCGAACTGCAGCGGATCCAGCCCTCGATGCGGCCGCTCTACCTGGAGATCCTGGTCACGTCCGCACTGGTGACGGGCAGGCCCGAGGAGGCCCGCGGCTGGGCCGAGCGGGCGCGCAAGGAGGCGGAACAACTGGGGCTGCCGATGCAGCGGGCGTCCGCGCTGCGCAGCACCGCCCATCTGCCGCTGGCGCAGGGGGACACGGCAGCGGCGGCGGACCTGTTCGCGGAGGCCGCGGCGGAGAGCGCCCGCTGCGGCGCGGTCTTCTGGGAGGCCCACTCCCTGCTGCTCGGCGCCCCGCTGGAAGCGGCAGCGGGCCATGGCCGGGGCGGCACGCACGCCTGGCTCAGGGGGCGCCGGCTCGCCGAGACGGGCGGCAGCGGAATGCTGGTCGGCCTCGCCGACGCCACCCGTCCGCCCGGTGGCGGCTCCGAGGCTCCGTACGATTCCCCGGAGCGCGCCGAACTCACCCAGCGGCTGGCCGCCCTGACCGCCCGCGAGCTGGAGATAGCCGAGCTGGTGGCGCAGGGGCTCACCAGCCAGGCCATCGCGGACCGGCTCTACGTCAGCCGGCGTACCGTCGACACCCATGTCTCCCGCGCCTTCCGCAAGACCGGGGTCTCCTCACGTACCGCCCTGGCCACGCTGATGGCCCGCCGCCGCACCGGGAGCCGCTTCGGGGACACCCGCGCGGAACAGGACTGA
- a CDS encoding PPOX class F420-dependent oxidoreductase yields MRKMTERQWRAFVAHGTRTGKLSTSRADGSPHVTPVWFLLDGDDIVLTTERNGVKGRNLARDGRFALCVDEDRPPYAFVLLRGRATTSDDPEGMLRWGGLLGARYMGDDRSEEYAVRNGGPGNLLVRGRIDNVIAFAGIAD; encoded by the coding sequence ATGCGGAAGATGACCGAGCGGCAGTGGCGGGCGTTCGTCGCGCACGGAACCCGCACCGGCAAGCTGTCGACCAGCCGCGCCGACGGCAGCCCGCACGTCACGCCGGTCTGGTTCCTCCTCGACGGCGACGACATCGTGCTGACCACCGAGAGGAACGGGGTCAAGGGCCGCAACCTCGCCCGTGACGGACGGTTCGCCCTCTGTGTCGACGAGGACCGGCCCCCGTACGCCTTCGTCCTCCTCCGGGGTCGCGCGACGACCTCCGACGATCCGGAAGGCATGTTGCGCTGGGGTGGTCTCCTGGGCGCCCGCTACATGGGCGACGACCGCAGCGAGGAGTACGCCGTGCGCAACGGCGGCCCCGGCAATCTCCTCGTCCGGGGCCGTATCGACAACGTCATCGCCTTCGCCGGTATCGCCGACTGA
- a CDS encoding LysR family transcriptional regulator — protein MELRDIEIFLTLAEELHFGRTAERLHVSQARVSQAIAKQERRLGVVLFDRTSRRVALTPVGRRLREDLQQAVDLLREGLARAEAAGTGTGTGQTLRLGVFGHAGHELRPLIEAFRSRHPGSDVQFGEINGCDPFGALRTGEHDAHVLWLPVAEPDLTVGPTVLTGGRVLAVAADHPLAERGTASLEDLGDNHVVDFGPDAPEYWVTTMVPTRTPLGRRIPRGPVARTFHEILSLVASGQCVHPLGEIAARYNSPPGIVFLPVHDAPTIHFALTWRSTADGPTLRALAQTAADFGPVSL, from the coding sequence ATGGAGCTGCGTGACATCGAGATCTTCCTGACCCTGGCCGAGGAGCTGCACTTCGGCCGCACCGCGGAGCGACTCCATGTGTCCCAGGCCCGCGTCAGCCAGGCCATCGCCAAGCAGGAACGGCGCCTGGGCGTCGTCCTGTTCGACCGCACCAGCCGGCGCGTCGCCCTGACCCCGGTCGGCCGGCGTCTGCGCGAGGACCTCCAGCAGGCCGTCGACCTTCTCCGGGAGGGGCTCGCCCGCGCCGAAGCGGCCGGCACGGGGACGGGGACCGGGCAGACCCTGCGCCTGGGGGTGTTCGGCCATGCCGGCCACGAACTGCGCCCCCTCATCGAGGCCTTCCGCTCCCGCCACCCCGGCAGCGATGTCCAGTTCGGCGAGATCAACGGCTGCGACCCGTTCGGCGCGCTGCGCACCGGAGAGCACGACGCGCACGTGCTGTGGCTTCCGGTGGCCGAACCGGACCTCACCGTCGGCCCGACCGTGCTGACCGGAGGCCGCGTGCTCGCCGTGGCGGCAGACCATCCCCTCGCCGAGCGCGGCACCGCGTCACTGGAAGACCTCGGCGACAACCATGTCGTCGACTTCGGCCCCGACGCCCCTGAGTACTGGGTCACGACCATGGTCCCCACGCGTACGCCGCTCGGCCGGCGTATCCCGCGCGGGCCCGTCGCGCGGACCTTCCACGAGATCCTCTCCCTGGTCGCCTCCGGACAGTGCGTCCACCCGCTGGGCGAGATCGCCGCCCGCTACAACAGTCCCCCAGGCATCGTCTTCCTCCCCGTTCACGATGCCCCCACCATCCACTTTGCCCTCACATGGCGATCGACCGCCGACGGCCCCACCCTCCGCGCACTGGCCCAGACCGCCGCAGACTTCGGTCCCGTCTCCCTGTGA
- a CDS encoding nuclear transport factor 2 family protein — protein MTSANIDIARTYFQAVQTGDMAALGELLDADIVWHQPGANRFSGEHKGQGAVFQMLGSMMEASQGSFAIDKIHTLMGNGDLVAATIHFTGRRGDTSMSMDGVDLLRIENGKIAEMWLFSADPAAEDAFWG, from the coding sequence ATGACCAGCGCGAACATCGACATCGCCCGCACCTACTTCCAGGCCGTCCAGACCGGAGACATGGCCGCTCTCGGTGAACTCCTCGACGCCGACATCGTCTGGCACCAGCCCGGCGCCAACCGGTTCTCCGGCGAGCACAAGGGCCAGGGCGCCGTCTTCCAGATGCTCGGCAGCATGATGGAGGCCAGCCAGGGCTCCTTCGCCATCGACAAGATCCACACGCTCATGGGCAACGGCGACCTGGTCGCAGCCACCATCCACTTCACCGGCCGCCGCGGCGACACGTCGATGAGCATGGACGGCGTAGACCTCCTGCGCATCGAGAACGGCAAGATCGCCGAGATGTGGCTCTTCTCCGCCGACCCGGCCGCCGAAGACGCCTTCTGGGGCTAG
- a CDS encoding MarR family winged helix-turn-helix transcriptional regulator, translating into MNDPTPNTPTTAGEGPMSYAIFQLARAHRARAAAMLREMDLHLGQELLLMHLLDRDGQTQSELLESVGLDHSTVSKSLRRMQDAGLLLREPAQHDRRVMVVHLTDKGRAMREPLAAMWRTLEETSARNLTAQQAESFVRTAHAIADAINSHTLPQEESE; encoded by the coding sequence ATGAACGACCCCACACCCAACACCCCCACCACAGCCGGCGAAGGGCCGATGAGCTACGCGATCTTCCAGCTCGCCCGCGCCCACCGGGCCCGTGCCGCCGCCATGCTCCGCGAGATGGACCTGCATCTTGGACAGGAACTGCTGCTGATGCACCTCCTCGACCGGGACGGCCAGACCCAGTCCGAACTCCTCGAAAGCGTCGGCCTCGACCACTCCACCGTCTCCAAGTCCCTGCGCCGCATGCAGGACGCCGGCCTGCTCCTCCGCGAACCGGCCCAACACGACCGACGCGTCATGGTCGTCCACCTCACCGACAAGGGCCGCGCCATGCGCGAACCCCTCGCAGCCATGTGGCGAACCCTGGAAGAGACCTCCGCCCGCAACCTGACGGCCCAACAGGCGGAGTCCTTCGTCCGCACCGCCCACGCCATCGCCGACGCGATCAACAGTCACACCCTTCCGCAAGAGGAGTCCGAGTAA